Proteins from a genomic interval of Niabella soli DSM 19437:
- a CDS encoding DEAD/DEAH box helicase, translating into MSFNNLQLIAPLLKALSDTCYTTPTPVQEQSIPVILQNRDVLACAQTGTGKTASFALPLLQLLHLQGATKQNNCRALILVPTRELALQVAESFGVYGKYLSLKHLAVFGGVSQYNQVKALRQKADVLIATPGRLLDLLNQGCLSLSNIQYLVLDEADRMLDMGFVNDVRKILSRLPLQRQTILFSATMPTEIQQLAGTLLSQPIKITVTPPATTVDRIQQSLYYTEKRFKPSLLLQLLKDERIQTVLVFARTKHGADKITQNLTGAGIKAAAIHGNKSQSARQTALLNFKKGAIKVLVATDIAARGIDVDHMGHVINYELPNEPETYVHRIGRTGRAGAEGIAISFCDYEEKLYLRDIQKLIRKTIPVIKGHAFDVPLMHGDDFKAADSLQIPRRTNRPAKRKGRSFMQHI; encoded by the coding sequence TTGTCATTTAACAATTTACAGCTCATTGCGCCTTTGCTAAAAGCGCTAAGCGACACATGCTATACTACACCCACTCCTGTACAGGAACAATCCATCCCGGTAATTTTGCAAAACAGAGATGTGCTTGCCTGTGCTCAAACCGGCACCGGCAAAACGGCCTCTTTTGCCCTTCCGCTGTTGCAACTGTTGCACCTGCAGGGAGCAACAAAGCAAAATAATTGCCGGGCTTTAATTTTAGTACCTACGCGGGAGCTGGCGCTACAGGTGGCGGAAAGTTTTGGTGTTTACGGAAAGTACCTTTCGTTAAAACACCTGGCAGTTTTTGGAGGCGTATCTCAATATAACCAGGTGAAAGCATTGCGGCAAAAGGCTGATGTTCTTATTGCAACTCCCGGCCGTTTGCTGGATTTACTTAACCAGGGCTGCCTTTCTTTAAGCAATATTCAATACCTGGTACTGGATGAGGCTGACCGTATGCTGGATATGGGCTTTGTGAATGATGTGCGAAAGATCCTGTCCAGATTACCTTTGCAAAGACAAACAATCCTGTTTTCTGCAACCATGCCTACGGAAATTCAACAATTAGCCGGTACGCTGTTAAGCCAGCCAATAAAAATAACAGTAACGCCACCGGCAACAACAGTTGACCGTATACAACAATCGTTGTATTACACAGAAAAGCGGTTTAAGCCTTCGTTGTTGTTGCAGTTACTGAAAGATGAGCGCATTCAGACAGTGCTGGTATTTGCGAGAACAAAACATGGAGCCGATAAGATCACCCAAAATCTTACTGGTGCGGGTATAAAAGCTGCTGCCATACACGGAAACAAATCGCAGTCTGCAAGGCAAACGGCGCTACTGAATTTTAAAAAAGGGGCAATAAAAGTGTTAGTGGCCACGGATATTGCAGCCAGGGGGATTGATGTAGACCACATGGGACATGTGATCAACTATGAGCTGCCAAATGAACCGGAAACCTATGTACATCGTATCGGGCGTACGGGAAGAGCAGGCGCAGAAGGCATTGCCATTTCTTTTTGCGATTATGAGGAGAAATTGTATTTACGCGATATTCAAAAACTGATCCGTAAAACCATACCGGTTATAAAGGGGCATGCTTTTGATGTACCCTTGATGCACGGAGATGATTTTAAAGCAGCGGATTCGTTGCAGATACCGCGCCGAACAAACCGCCCGGCTAAAAGAAAGGGCCGGTCGTTTATGCAGCATATTTAA
- a CDS encoding fatty acid desaturase family protein: MKILSALTDPVYTTKAHFSRYENFWLRFMNDKRDLPFMYLLTRIHIFILPVALLLFTPLLKGWAWWLVGLIYFYFSQFYFKGRFGLMFHCLCHRKMFKPGHQQKIHGYISWIICPLFGHTPESYFSHHMGMHHVENNNEEDSSSTMHYQRDSFKSFLSYFFNFLFLGVMQTFQYLYSRKRKKLYTRLTVGEWSYIIFCIVLCFVNLKATLMVCVFPLLFARFVMMLGNWAQHSFIDGSNPENIYTNSINCINTPYNHTCWNDGYHIIHHLRPGMHYTDMPQEFLKRQDEFARQKAIVFDGIHYLHVFYYLMTRQYNKLASNLVNINNTFETREQAICLMRERTQRIPGKS, encoded by the coding sequence ATGAAAATTTTATCCGCCTTAACGGATCCCGTTTATACAACTAAAGCCCATTTTAGCCGTTACGAAAATTTCTGGCTCCGCTTTATGAATGACAAACGGGATCTTCCCTTTATGTATCTGCTTACTCGGATCCATATTTTCATATTGCCGGTTGCACTGCTGCTTTTTACCCCCCTGTTAAAAGGATGGGCATGGTGGCTGGTGGGGCTTATCTATTTTTACTTTTCTCAGTTTTATTTTAAGGGCCGCTTCGGGTTAATGTTCCATTGCCTGTGCCACAGGAAAATGTTCAAGCCCGGTCATCAGCAAAAAATTCATGGATACATCAGCTGGATTATTTGCCCGCTGTTTGGACATACTCCCGAAAGTTATTTCAGCCACCACATGGGAATGCATCATGTTGAAAACAATAACGAAGAAGACTCCAGCAGTACGATGCACTACCAAAGGGATAGTTTCAAAAGCTTTTTATCCTATTTTTTTAACTTTCTGTTTTTGGGAGTGATGCAAACCTTTCAGTATTTATATAGCCGCAAAAGGAAGAAATTGTACACTCGGTTAACCGTTGGAGAATGGTCATACATCATTTTTTGTATTGTGCTCTGCTTTGTCAATTTGAAGGCCACATTAATGGTATGTGTTTTTCCGTTGCTGTTTGCCCGGTTTGTAATGATGCTGGGGAACTGGGCACAACATTCGTTTATAGACGGCAGCAATCCTGAAAACATCTATACAAATTCAATTAACTGTATTAATACGCCCTATAATCACACATGCTGGAATGATGGGTACCATATCATACATCACTTGCGGCCGGGTATGCATTATACAGACATGCCGCAGGAGTTTTTAAAGCGGCAGGATGAGTTTGCACGGCAGAAAGCCATTGTATTTGATGGCATCCATTATCTTCATGTTTTTTATTATTTAATGACCCGGCAATATAATAAACTGGCCAGTAATCTGGTTAACATCAATAATACATTTGAAACCAGGGAACAGGCTATTTGCCTGATGAGGGAACGCACACAAAGGATCCCGGGTAAATCCTGA
- a CDS encoding helix-turn-helix domain-containing protein: protein MRIYIKYMVSLRCKMVVQEELKKLGIQHGSVDLGVVDLQETITEGQRHLLGINLLKYGLELLDDKKSILIEKIKNVVTEMIHHADELPKVNYSDYISKQLGYSYTYLSNTFSEVKGINLQQFIIMHKIEKVKELLLYDELNLTEISYRLNYSSAAHLSNQFKKITGLTPSFYKQLKLKRKQNLENL, encoded by the coding sequence ATGAGGATATATATAAAATACATGGTAAGCCTCCGATGCAAAATGGTAGTACAGGAGGAATTGAAAAAACTGGGCATTCAGCACGGTTCTGTAGATCTTGGCGTGGTTGATCTTCAGGAAACAATTACCGAAGGCCAGCGCCATCTGCTTGGAATAAACCTGCTTAAATATGGCCTGGAATTACTGGACGACAAAAAGAGTATCCTGATTGAGAAAATAAAAAACGTTGTAACGGAAATGATCCACCATGCGGACGAATTACCTAAAGTAAACTATTCTGATTATATCAGTAAACAGTTAGGATACAGCTACACTTATCTTTCCAACACCTTTTCAGAGGTAAAGGGCATCAACTTGCAGCAATTTATCATTATGCATAAAATTGAAAAAGTAAAGGAATTGTTATTATATGATGAATTGAACCTGACAGAAATTTCTTACAGACTTAATTATAGTAGTGCAGCGCATTTATCTAACCAGTTTAAAAAGATCACAGGACTAACTCCTTCTTTTTATAAGCAATTGAAGCTAAAACGTAAGCAAAACCTCGAAAACCTGTGA
- a CDS encoding acyl-CoA desaturase encodes MTILIFFVALWYLSLFSQTFFQHRYAAHGSFTMSRFWERFFFVFSYLTQGSSYMSARAYAIMHRMHHAYTDTEKDPHSPNFSSNMFSMMWRTKKIYSAIVHQRYPIEKRFEKNLPHWHGFDRWANSPLSRILWVVIYISFFLIFASSFWWWLLLPVVITMGAFHGALVNWFAHKYGYINFRLRNTSRNLLVVDVLMLGESYHNNHHKHPSSVNFGNRWHEVDPVYPVILLLKWLRIIRFAKKTGNGLRKRIFLPALFTII; translated from the coding sequence ATGACGATTTTAATTTTTTTTGTAGCGTTGTGGTATCTTTCGCTATTCAGTCAGACTTTTTTTCAGCACCGGTATGCGGCGCATGGCTCCTTTACGATGAGCAGGTTCTGGGAGCGCTTCTTTTTCGTGTTTTCCTACCTAACCCAGGGATCTTCTTACATGAGTGCGCGGGCTTATGCAATCATGCACCGGATGCATCATGCTTATACAGATACGGAAAAAGACCCACACTCACCTAATTTTTCTTCCAATATGTTTAGCATGATGTGGCGTACTAAAAAAATCTATTCAGCGATCGTACACCAGCGATATCCTATAGAAAAACGATTTGAAAAGAATCTGCCCCACTGGCACGGTTTTGATCGCTGGGCAAACTCCCCGCTGTCACGTATACTTTGGGTAGTGATCTATATTTCATTTTTTTTGATTTTTGCTTCTTCGTTCTGGTGGTGGCTATTGCTACCTGTTGTTATTACGATGGGCGCTTTTCATGGAGCTTTGGTAAATTGGTTTGCACATAAATACGGATATATAAACTTCAGACTCAGAAATACATCACGCAATTTACTGGTGGTAGATGTGTTAATGCTGGGAGAATCGTATCATAACAATCATCATAAACATCCGTCTTCTGTAAATTTTGGTAACCGCTGGCACGAGGTAGATCCGGTGTACCCGGTTATCCTGTTATTAAAATGGCTACGCATTATACGCTTTGCCAAAAAAACCGGTAATGGCTTAAGGAAACGTATTTTTCTACCCGCTTTATTTACTATAATTTAA